AGCTTCGAGGCCCGCCCGCCGCGCGCCGAGAAGCCGATCGATCCCGACAGCCCCTTCGCCATCCTGGCCTCGCTCAAGAACAAGCCGTGAGCGAGGCGGGGGCGGACACGGTCCGGCTGGACCGCTGGCTGCATTTCGCCCGGGTGTTCAAGACCCGCACCCTTGCCGCCGATGCCATCGTCGGCGGCGGGATCCGCCTGAACGGCCAGCCCTGCAGCAAGCCCGCCCAGCCGGTGCGGCATGGTGACACGGTCACGGTCTCGGCCCATGGCCGGGTCCGGGCGCTGCGGGTGCTGAACTTCGGCGAAAGACGCGGCCCGGCAACCGAGGCCGCGACGCTTTACGAGGAAATCGGCCCCTGATTCGGCGCTGCGGCGCGGCATTCCCGGAACCTCGTTCCGCGGCTGCAAGCT
This portion of the Paracoccus sp. N5 genome encodes:
- a CDS encoding RNA-binding S4 domain-containing protein, with the protein product MSEAGADTVRLDRWLHFARVFKTRTLAADAIVGGGIRLNGQPCSKPAQPVRHGDTVTVSAHGRVRALRVLNFGERRGPATEAATLYEEIGP